From one Candidatus Eremiobacterota bacterium genomic stretch:
- a CDS encoding EscU/YscU/HrcU family type III secretion system export apparatus switch protein, translating to MNARYFDARRNAPQRPAAAALAYDPTGPEPPEIVAVGRGLTAEEIVRLAREHDVPVHQDAGLVEALAKLEVGRRLPRELYAVVAEVLAFVYAVDAQAAPVSP from the coding sequence ATGAACGCGCGCTATTTCGACGCGCGGCGGAACGCGCCGCAGCGCCCGGCCGCCGCGGCGCTGGCGTACGACCCGACCGGGCCCGAGCCGCCCGAGATCGTCGCGGTCGGGCGGGGGCTCACCGCTGAAGAGATCGTGCGGCTCGCGCGCGAGCACGACGTTCCGGTGCACCAGGACGCCGGCTTGGTCGAAGCGCTGGCAAAGCTCGAGGTCGGCCGCCGGCTTCCGCGCGAGCTCTACGCCGTGGTCGCCGAAGTCCTCGCCTTCGTCTACGCGGTCGACGCCCAAGCCGCTCCCGTGTCACCCTGA